One Eubalaena glacialis isolate mEubGla1 chromosome 11, mEubGla1.1.hap2.+ XY, whole genome shotgun sequence DNA segment encodes these proteins:
- the LOC133100874 gene encoding 17-beta-hydroxysteroid dehydrogenase type 6, protein MWLYLAVLVGLYYLLRWYRERQVVSHLQDKFVFITGCDSGFGNLLARQLHLRGLRVLAACLTEQGAEQLRNQTSDRLETVILDVTKTESIAAATEWVKERVGDRGLWGLVNNAGTFHPHGYTEWLKIEAYMNTLKVNLIGLIEVTLNMLPLVRRAQGRIVNVSSILGRIAFFGGVYSSTKYGVEAFSDILRRELQHFGVKISIVEPGYFRTGMTDMQKSSEAVKQVWKEVPVHIKESYGQKFFDTYHDLLKQGMLSCSTNLNLVTDCMEHALTSVHPRTRYSAGWDAQFFFIPLSYLPTSLADYILTRSWPKPAQAV, encoded by the exons ATGTGGCTGTACCTGGCGGTCCTTGTGGGCCTGTACTACCTCCTGCGCTGGTACCGGGAGAGGCAGGTAGTGAGCCACCTCCAGGACAAGTTCGTCTTCATCACGGGCTGTGACTCGGGCTTCGGGAACCTGCTGGCCAGGCAGCTGCACCTGCGAGGCTTGAGGGTTCTGGCTGCGTGTCTGACGGAGCAGGGGGCCGAGCAGCTGAGGAACCAGACGTCAGACAGGTTGGAGACGGTGATCCTGGACGTCACCAAGACTGAGAGTATCGCTGCGGCCACTGAGTGGGTGAAGGAGCGTGTGGGGGACAGAG gGCTCTGGGGTCTGGTCAACAATGCAGGCACTTTTCACCCACATGGCTACACTGAGTGGCTGAAGATTGAGGCCTATATGAATACCCTCAAAGTGAACCTCATTGGTTTGATAGAGGTGACCTTGAACATGCTTCCCTTGGTAAGGAGAGCACAGGGGAGGATTGTCAATGTCTCCAGCATTCTGGGAAGAATTGCTTTCTTTGGAGGAGTCTACTCTTCCACCAAATATGGAGTGGAAGCCTTTTCAGATATTCTGAG gcgTGAGCTTCAACATTTTGGGGTGAAAATCAGCATAGTTGAACCTGGCTACTTCAGAACAGGAATGACAGATATGCAGAAGTCCTCAGAGGCAGTGAAACAAGTCTGGAAAGAAGTCCCTGTGCATATTAAGGAGTCCTATGGACAGAAGTTTTTTGATACCT ATCACGATCTTCTGAAACAAGGGATGTTGAGTTGTAGCACAAACCTGAACCTGGTTACTGACTGTATGGAACATGCCCTGACATCTGTGCATCCCCGCACTCGATACTCAGCTGGCTGGGATGCTCAATTTTTCTTCATCCCTCTATCTTATTTACCTACATCACTGGCAGACTACATATTGACTAGATCTTGGCCCAAACCAGCCCAGGCAGTCTAA